A genome region from Pseudomonas sp. N3-W includes the following:
- a CDS encoding thioesterase domain-containing protein: MNRDSRYLESILHHDIPLTRDMGLKVLDWHDQQLRLHLPLDVNVNHKSTMFGGSLYCGAVLAGWGWLHLRLREEGIEDGHIVIQEGQISYPLPVTTDATAICQAPSGAVWKKFLAMYERYGRARLTLHSRIVNVGSEDDAVTFTGQYVLHR, translated from the coding sequence ATGAATCGCGACAGTCGTTACCTGGAATCAATCCTGCACCACGACATCCCGTTGACGCGGGACATGGGCCTCAAGGTCCTCGACTGGCACGACCAGCAACTGCGCCTGCACTTGCCGCTGGACGTTAACGTCAATCACAAAAGCACCATGTTCGGCGGCAGCCTGTATTGCGGCGCCGTGCTGGCGGGCTGGGGCTGGCTGCATTTGCGCCTGCGTGAAGAAGGGATTGAAGACGGGCACATCGTTATTCAGGAAGGGCAGATCAGCTACCCGCTGCCAGTCACCACCGACGCCACGGCAATTTGCCAGGCGCCGAGCGGGGCGGTGTGGAAGAAGTTTCTGGCGATGTACGAGCGCTATGGCCGGGCGCGGCTGACGCTGCATTCACGGATTGTGAATGTGGGGAGTGAGGACGATGCGGTGACGTTTACCGGGCAGTATGTGTTGCACCGATAA
- a CDS encoding sigma-54 dependent transcriptional regulator has translation MTIDNRIQVVLIDDDPHLRQALSQTLDLAGLKILPLAEARGLAAQLERDWPGVVVSDIRMPGMDGLELLNELHAQDPELPVLLITGHGDVPLAVQAMRAGAYDFLEKPFASDALLDSVRRALALRRLVLDNRSLRLALSDRNELSTRLVGQSAPMLRLREQIGALAATKADVLILGETGAGKEVVARALHDLSSRRNGPFVAINAGALAESVVESELFGHEPGAFTGAQKRRIGKFEFANGGTLFLDEIESMSLDVQVKLLRLLQERVVERLGGNQLIPLDIRIIAATKEDLRQSADQGRFRADLYYRLNVAPLRIPPLRERGEDALMLFQHFADEASARHGLPPHELQPGQRALLLRHSWPGNVRELQNAAERFALGLELALDNSAPDGSNGMSRGVVSGGLSEQVENFEKTLIAAELARSHSSVRSLAEALGIPRKTLHDKLRKHGLNFADGGASSPADDLD, from the coding sequence ATGACCATTGATAACCGCATCCAGGTCGTGTTGATCGACGACGATCCCCACTTGCGTCAGGCCCTGAGCCAGACGCTGGACCTCGCCGGCCTGAAAATCCTGCCGCTGGCCGAAGCCAGGGGCCTGGCCGCGCAACTGGAGCGCGACTGGCCGGGTGTGGTGGTCAGCGACATCCGCATGCCGGGCATGGATGGCCTGGAGCTGTTGAACGAGCTGCACGCCCAGGACCCGGAGCTGCCAGTGTTGCTGATCACCGGCCACGGCGATGTGCCTTTGGCAGTGCAAGCCATGCGTGCCGGCGCTTATGACTTTCTGGAAAAACCTTTCGCCAGTGACGCCCTGCTCGACAGCGTGCGCCGCGCCCTGGCCCTGCGCCGGCTGGTACTGGACAACCGCAGCCTGCGTCTGGCCTTGAGCGATCGCAATGAACTGAGTACCCGGCTGGTCGGGCAATCAGCGCCCATGTTGCGTTTACGCGAGCAGATCGGCGCGCTGGCGGCGACCAAGGCGGATGTGCTGATCCTCGGTGAAACCGGCGCTGGCAAAGAAGTGGTCGCCCGGGCCCTGCACGATTTGTCGAGTCGCCGTAACGGCCCGTTCGTGGCGATCAACGCCGGGGCGCTGGCCGAGTCGGTGGTGGAAAGCGAGTTGTTCGGCCATGAACCCGGCGCCTTCACCGGCGCGCAAAAACGCCGCATCGGCAAGTTCGAGTTCGCCAACGGCGGCACGCTGTTTCTCGACGAAATCGAAAGCATGAGCCTGGATGTTCAGGTGAAGCTGCTGCGCTTGTTGCAAGAACGGGTGGTCGAGCGCCTGGGCGGCAATCAGTTGATCCCGCTGGACATCCGCATCATCGCCGCCACCAAGGAAGACCTGCGCCAGTCCGCCGATCAGGGCCGTTTCCGCGCCGATTTGTATTACCGCCTGAACGTCGCGCCGCTGCGTATTCCGCCGCTGCGTGAGCGCGGTGAAGATGCGTTGATGCTGTTCCAGCATTTCGCCGACGAAGCCAGCGCCCGCCACGGTTTGCCGCCCCACGAACTGCAACCGGGACAACGGGCGCTGCTGCTGCGGCACAGCTGGCCGGGCAACGTGCGGGAGTTGCAAAATGCCGCCGAACGCTTCGCCCTCGGCCTGGAACTGGCCCTGGACAACAGCGCACCGGACGGCAGCAACGGCATGAGCCGTGGAGTGGTCAGCGGCGGGCTCAGCGAGCAGGTGGAAAACTTCGAGAAAACCTTGATCGCCGCCGAGCTGGCGCGCTCACACAGCTCGGTGCGCAGCCTCGCCGAAGCCCTCGGTATCCCGCGCAAGACCTTGCACGACAAACTGCGCAAACACGGGCTGAACTTCGCCGACGGCGGCGCCAGCAGCCCCGCCGACGACCTTGATTGA
- a CDS encoding ATP-binding protein: protein MTPSLPRRPRWRSLALLALCLAPLLWPLEHLAERYYRNELAGQNRQTLDLYVANLLGTLHRYEVLPQILGDLPALRAVLGAPDDSVTQGNANRLLKNISAQTGAEVMYLMDTTGKTLAASNWDKQDSFVGRNFSFRPYFSEAMAGRLGRFFGLGTTSAKRGYFFAAAVRNGEKVIGVLVVKVDLDHTESLWGKTPEQLLMTDHNGVVILTSRPEWRFRATRALGEAENKAITAVQPYPTLDPKPLKLNPKAWLTQTQKIEETGWSVSILAPRTLIDRPVRTVVAIGGATLLVLMLLLGLMMQRRRHYLERIAFEAKARRELEGRVAERTSDLEGLNRRLKQEVLEREQAQQELVRAQDDLVQAGKLSALGTMSASISHELNQPLAAIRSYAENAEVLLDHQRTDDARGNLKLISELTGRMASIIAHLRAFARRDRHAPESVALQPALDDALALLAKRRRSMEVELIRDLPAATLWVEAGETRLRQVLGNVLANALDALTEKGPPRKLWLSAQSTPEGVNLCIRDNGPGFCMEALGRAGEPFYTTKTRTQGLGLGLAICDTLMRAFGGELSFANHKEGGALITLKLRAGAPGVSLQPSEDRSA from the coding sequence ATGACTCCCTCCCTCCCTCGCAGACCCCGCTGGCGCAGTCTGGCGCTGCTCGCGCTGTGCCTGGCGCCGTTGCTGTGGCCGCTGGAGCATCTGGCCGAGCGCTACTATCGCAATGAGCTGGCCGGTCAGAACCGCCAGACCCTCGATCTGTACGTTGCCAACCTGCTGGGCACCCTGCACCGCTACGAAGTGCTGCCGCAAATCCTTGGCGACCTGCCGGCCCTGCGCGCGGTGCTGGGTGCACCCGATGACAGCGTCACCCAGGGCAATGCCAACCGGTTGCTGAAGAACATCAGCGCCCAGACCGGCGCCGAGGTCATGTACCTGATGGACACCACGGGCAAGACCCTGGCGGCGTCCAATTGGGACAAACAGGACAGCTTCGTCGGGCGCAATTTTTCCTTCCGACCGTATTTCAGTGAGGCGATGGCCGGGCGGCTCGGGCGCTTTTTCGGGCTGGGCACGACGTCAGCCAAACGCGGGTACTTTTTTGCCGCCGCCGTGCGCAATGGCGAAAAAGTCATCGGCGTGCTGGTGGTCAAGGTCGATCTCGATCACACCGAAAGCCTGTGGGGCAAAACCCCCGAGCAACTGCTGATGACCGACCACAATGGCGTGGTCATTCTCACCTCACGTCCCGAATGGCGTTTCCGCGCCACCCGTGCCCTGGGCGAAGCAGAAAACAAGGCCATCACCGCGGTTCAGCCATACCCGACACTTGATCCCAAGCCGTTGAAGCTCAACCCCAAGGCCTGGCTGACCCAGACACAAAAGATTGAAGAAACCGGCTGGAGCGTCAGCATCCTCGCCCCGCGCACCCTGATCGATCGCCCAGTGCGCACGGTGGTCGCCATCGGCGGTGCGACGTTGCTGGTCTTGATGCTGTTGCTGGGCCTGATGATGCAGCGCCGCCGCCATTATCTGGAGCGCATCGCCTTCGAAGCCAAGGCGCGCCGCGAGCTGGAAGGCCGGGTAGCCGAACGTACCAGCGACCTTGAGGGCCTCAACCGGCGCCTGAAACAGGAAGTGCTGGAGCGCGAACAGGCGCAACAGGAACTGGTCCGGGCGCAAGACGATCTGGTGCAGGCCGGCAAACTCTCGGCGCTGGGCACCATGTCGGCGAGCATCAGCCACGAACTCAACCAACCACTGGCGGCGATCCGCAGCTACGCGGAAAACGCCGAGGTGCTGCTCGACCATCAACGCACCGACGATGCTCGCGGCAACCTCAAGCTGATCAGCGAACTGACTGGACGCATGGCCTCGATCATCGCCCACTTGCGCGCCTTCGCCCGCCGCGACCGTCATGCGCCGGAAAGCGTCGCCCTGCAACCGGCGCTGGATGACGCCCTGGCGTTGCTGGCCAAACGTCGACGCAGCATGGAAGTCGAGCTGATCCGTGACTTGCCGGCCGCCACCTTGTGGGTCGAAGCCGGGGAAACCCGTCTACGCCAGGTGCTCGGCAACGTGCTGGCCAATGCCCTCGACGCGCTGACTGAAAAAGGCCCGCCGCGCAAACTCTGGTTAAGTGCCCAATCCACCCCCGAGGGCGTCAATCTGTGCATTCGCGACAACGGTCCGGGGTTTTGCATGGAGGCCCTGGGCCGCGCTGGCGAGCCCTTCTACACCACCAAGACCCGCACCCAGGGTCTTGGCCTGGGATTGGCGATCTGCGACACCCTGATGCGCGCCTTCGGCGGTGAACTGTCGTTCGCCAACCACAAGGAAGGTGGCGCCCTGATTACTTTGAAGCTGCGCGCCGGCGCACCGGGTGTGAGCCTGCAACCGTCCGAGGACCGAAGTGCATGA
- the rfbC gene encoding dTDP-4-dehydrorhamnose 3,5-epimerase — protein sequence MNVVTTDLPGVLIIETKVFGDERGFFYESFNARAFEDATGLALQFVQDNHSRSQKGVLRGLHYQLQNTQGKLVRVTAGEVLDVAVDIRRSSPHFGKWVATRLSADNHRQLWIPEGFAHGFVVLSEFAEFLYKTTDYYTPSAERSIRWDDPDLAIDWQLDEAPQLSAKDAVAAFFKDADVFA from the coding sequence ATGAACGTAGTCACCACCGACCTACCCGGTGTTTTAATCATCGAGACCAAGGTATTTGGTGATGAGCGCGGCTTTTTCTACGAAAGTTTCAACGCCAGGGCTTTCGAAGACGCTACCGGGCTGGCACTCCAGTTCGTTCAGGACAATCATTCGCGCTCGCAAAAAGGCGTGCTACGAGGCTTGCACTACCAACTGCAAAACACCCAGGGCAAGCTTGTGCGCGTAACGGCCGGTGAAGTGCTGGACGTAGCCGTGGATATCCGCCGCAGCTCGCCACATTTCGGTAAATGGGTGGCGACTCGCCTGTCCGCCGATAACCATCGCCAGCTGTGGATCCCGGAAGGCTTCGCTCACGGTTTCGTGGTACTGAGCGAGTTCGCCGAATTCCTCTACAAGACCACCGATTACTACACCCCGTCGGCCGAGCGCAGCATTCGCTGGGACGACCCGGACCTGGCCATCGACTGGCAACTGGACGAAGCACCGCAACTGTCCGCCAAGGACGCCGTCGCCGCGTTCTTCAAGGACGCTGACGTCTTCGCCTGA
- a CDS encoding aminotransferase, with product MPLATLIHRASLPAPQMGAQQALELLERHYGLSGTLQALGSQQDLNYRVDSERGRFVLKICRGDYSALELEAQHAGLKHLAGQPGVQVPRVIAANNGTGLLSLEVAGQAVHVRLLDYIEGQSLTHLDHLPGAVVAGFGRLCGEMDLALAGFDHPGLERTLQWDARHASALIGHLLPVIQDDAQRALIAEAAEHAERRLRPLVAKLPVQPIHMDITDDNVVWQRDEQRHWQLQGVIDFGDLIRTWRITDLSVTCAALLHHADGDPFYILPAVQAYHAVNPLQHEELQALWPLIVARAAVLVLSGEQQVSVDPENTYSRDNLSHEWEIFRVATSVPLALMEAAILNAVGQSLPAIGSDGFAPLLPSLVGREFALIDLGVLSPHFEAGNWEQPGIDQRLLTEAADVHGLAASRYGQYRLSRTRPDSAEEPDTCPLHVELRVPYGTAVESPFAGVVHQPAAGVVQLDGPQLSVRLWGVTPSLHSGAALVKGQVLGSVNGPLIVQLCRGASLNAPLFCTPLRAAAWQALCPSPSALLGLACNAEEELDPHTLLARRDASFARSQKHYYVAPPRIERGWRNHLIDMQGRSYLDMLNNVAVLGHGHPRMAAVAARQWSLLNTNSRFHYAAIAEFSERLLKLAPDSMDRVFLVNSGTEANDLAIRLAWAYSGGRDMLSVLEAYHGWSVAADAVSTSIADNPQALSSRPDWVHPVTAPNSYRGEFRGQDSTPDYVRSVEHNLEKIAAQGRQLAGFICEPVYGNAGGISLPPGYLKQVYALVHAQGGVCIADEVQVGYGRMGKFFWGFEEQGVVPDIITMAKGMGNGQPLGAVITRREIAEALEAEGYFFSSAGGSPVSCQIGMAVLDVMEEEKLWENAQIVGGYFKERLEALVDIHPLVGAVHGSGFYLGVELIRNRETLEPATEETTALCDRLRELGIFMQPTGDYLNILKIKPPMVTSRQSVDFFVGMLSKVLGENL from the coding sequence ATGCCGCTCGCCACGTTGATTCATCGCGCCAGTTTGCCCGCTCCGCAGATGGGCGCGCAGCAAGCACTTGAGCTGCTGGAGCGGCATTACGGCTTGAGCGGGACGTTGCAGGCGCTGGGCAGTCAGCAGGATCTGAACTACCGCGTCGATAGCGAGCGTGGGCGTTTTGTGCTGAAAATCTGCCGGGGTGACTATTCGGCGCTGGAGCTTGAGGCCCAGCACGCCGGGCTCAAGCATCTGGCCGGGCAGCCCGGTGTGCAGGTGCCGCGAGTGATCGCGGCCAACAATGGCACAGGGCTGCTGTCGCTGGAGGTCGCTGGCCAGGCGGTGCATGTGCGGCTGCTGGACTACATTGAAGGCCAGTCGCTCACCCACCTCGATCATCTGCCCGGAGCAGTGGTGGCCGGTTTCGGTCGGCTTTGCGGTGAAATGGACCTGGCCCTCGCCGGATTCGACCACCCGGGTCTTGAGCGCACCCTGCAATGGGACGCCCGCCACGCCAGTGCGCTGATCGGCCATTTGCTGCCGGTTATCCAGGACGACGCGCAGCGGGCGCTGATTGCCGAGGCCGCAGAGCACGCCGAGCGGCGTTTGCGCCCGCTGGTGGCGAAGTTGCCGGTGCAGCCGATTCACATGGACATTACCGATGACAACGTGGTCTGGCAGCGCGATGAGCAGCGTCACTGGCAGTTGCAGGGCGTCATCGATTTCGGTGATCTGATTCGCACCTGGCGCATCACTGATCTGTCGGTGACCTGCGCGGCGCTGCTGCACCATGCCGATGGCGATCCGTTTTACATCCTGCCGGCGGTGCAGGCCTATCACGCGGTCAATCCGTTGCAGCACGAAGAACTGCAGGCGTTGTGGCCGCTGATCGTCGCTCGGGCGGCGGTGTTGGTGCTCAGTGGCGAACAGCAGGTCAGCGTCGACCCGGAAAATACCTACAGTCGCGACAATCTGAGCCACGAATGGGAGATTTTCCGCGTGGCGACCTCGGTTCCGCTGGCGCTGATGGAAGCGGCAATTCTGAACGCTGTCGGCCAGAGCCTGCCCGCCATCGGCAGCGATGGCTTTGCTCCACTGCTGCCAAGCCTGGTGGGCCGCGAGTTTGCCTTGATTGACCTGGGCGTGCTCAGCCCGCACTTCGAGGCAGGTAACTGGGAGCAGCCAGGTATCGACCAGCGTCTGCTGACCGAAGCGGCTGACGTGCACGGTCTGGCCGCCAGCCGTTATGGGCAATACCGATTGTCCCGCACCCGGCCGGACAGCGCCGAAGAACCCGACACATGCCCATTACACGTTGAGCTGCGGGTGCCCTATGGCACAGCGGTCGAATCGCCGTTTGCCGGGGTCGTCCATCAACCGGCGGCGGGCGTGGTACAGCTGGACGGTCCCCAACTGAGCGTGCGTTTGTGGGGTGTAACCCCGTCCCTGCACAGTGGCGCGGCGCTGGTCAAAGGCCAGGTGCTGGGCTCGGTCAATGGTCCGCTGATCGTGCAGTTGTGCCGGGGCGCTTCGTTGAATGCGCCGCTGTTTTGCACGCCGTTGCGCGCAGCGGCGTGGCAGGCGCTATGCCCCTCACCCTCAGCGCTGTTGGGACTGGCTTGTAACGCTGAAGAAGAGCTCGATCCGCACACGCTGCTGGCACGTCGTGACGCCAGTTTCGCCCGTTCCCAGAAGCACTATTACGTCGCTCCGCCGCGCATCGAACGCGGCTGGCGCAACCATCTGATCGACATGCAGGGACGTTCCTACCTCGACATGCTCAACAACGTTGCGGTGCTCGGTCACGGCCATCCGCGCATGGCCGCCGTCGCCGCGCGTCAGTGGTCGCTGCTCAACACCAACTCGCGTTTCCACTATGCGGCGATAGCCGAGTTTTCCGAGCGGCTGCTGAAACTGGCACCGGACTCGATGGACCGTGTGTTTCTGGTCAACAGCGGCACGGAGGCCAATGACCTGGCGATCCGTCTGGCCTGGGCCTACAGCGGCGGGCGCGACATGCTCAGCGTGCTGGAGGCGTATCACGGCTGGTCGGTGGCGGCGGATGCGGTATCGACGTCGATTGCCGACAATCCGCAAGCCCTGAGCAGCCGTCCGGACTGGGTGCATCCGGTGACGGCGCCGAACAGTTATCGCGGTGAATTTCGCGGTCAGGACAGCACGCCGGACTATGTGCGCAGCGTCGAACACAACCTGGAAAAAATCGCTGCGCAAGGACGTCAGCTCGCCGGCTTCATCTGCGAGCCGGTGTACGGCAATGCGGGCGGGATTTCGCTGCCGCCGGGGTACTTGAAGCAGGTGTATGCGCTGGTTCACGCTCAGGGCGGCGTGTGCATTGCCGATGAAGTGCAGGTCGGTTACGGCCGCATGGGCAAGTTTTTCTGGGGTTTTGAAGAGCAAGGCGTGGTGCCCGACATCATCACCATGGCCAAGGGCATGGGCAACGGGCAGCCACTGGGCGCGGTGATCACCCGACGGGAAATCGCCGAAGCGCTGGAGGCCGAGGGCTATTTCTTTTCCTCGGCGGGTGGCAGCCCGGTCAGTTGCCAGATCGGCATGGCGGTGCTGGACGTGATGGAAGAAGAAAAACTCTGGGAAAACGCCCAGATCGTTGGCGGGTATTTCAAGGAGCGTCTTGAAGCGCTGGTCGATATTCATCCGCTGGTGGGCGCGGTGCATGGCTCTGGTTTCTATCTGGGCGTCGAGCTGATCCGCAATCGCGAAACTCTGGAACCGGCGACTGAAGAAACCACGGCGCTGTGTGATCGTCTGCGTGAACTGGGGATCTTCATGCAGCCGACCGGTGACTATCTGAACATCCTCAAGATCAAACCGCCGATGGTCACCTCGCGCCAAAGCGTGGATTTCTTTGTGGGGATGCTGTCGAAGGTGTTGGGCGAAAATCTATAA
- the aguB gene encoding N-carbamoylputrescine amidase has translation MSRIVTVAATQMACSWDLEANIETAEKLVREAAGKGAQIILIQELFEAPYFCQKPNPDYLQLATTVEDNVAIKHFQKVAKELQVVLPISFYELAGRARFNSIAIIDADGSNLGIYRKSHIPDGPGYHEKYYFNPGDTGFKVWNTRYAKIGVGICWDQWFPECARSMALLGAEILFYPTAIGSEPHDKTISSRDHWQRVQQGHAGANLMPLIASNRIGNEEQDGYDITFYGSSFIANQFGEKVQELDQTEEGVLVQSFDLDELEHIRSAWGSFRDRRPNLYGAIKTLDGSLES, from the coding sequence ATGAGTCGTATCGTTACTGTCGCCGCTACCCAGATGGCGTGTTCCTGGGACCTTGAGGCCAACATCGAGACCGCCGAAAAGCTGGTGCGGGAGGCCGCAGGCAAAGGCGCGCAGATCATCCTGATTCAGGAACTGTTCGAGGCCCCGTACTTCTGCCAGAAGCCGAACCCGGACTACCTGCAACTGGCCACGACCGTTGAAGACAACGTTGCGATCAAGCATTTCCAGAAGGTCGCGAAAGAACTGCAAGTGGTGTTGCCGATCAGCTTCTACGAGCTGGCGGGTCGAGCGCGGTTCAACAGCATCGCGATCATCGATGCCGATGGCAGCAACCTCGGGATTTATCGGAAAAGCCATATCCCGGACGGCCCTGGCTACCACGAAAAGTATTACTTCAATCCCGGCGACACCGGTTTCAAAGTGTGGAACACCCGTTATGCGAAAATCGGCGTGGGCATCTGCTGGGACCAGTGGTTCCCCGAATGCGCCCGCAGCATGGCGTTGCTCGGCGCGGAGATTCTGTTCTACCCGACCGCCATCGGCAGCGAGCCGCACGACAAGACCATTTCGTCCCGTGACCACTGGCAGCGCGTGCAGCAGGGCCACGCCGGCGCGAACCTGATGCCGCTGATCGCCAGCAACCGCATCGGTAACGAAGAACAAGACGGCTACGACATTACGTTCTATGGTTCGTCGTTTATCGCCAATCAGTTCGGCGAAAAAGTGCAGGAACTCGACCAGACCGAAGAAGGCGTATTGGTGCAGAGTTTCGACCTCGACGAACTGGAACACATTCGCAGCGCCTGGGGTTCGTTCCGCGACCGCCGTCCGAACCTGTATGGCGCCATCAAAACACTCGACGGTTCTCTGGAGTCCTGA
- the aguA gene encoding agmatine deiminase has product MTTLHSTPRADGFYMPAEWAPQTQTWMIWPERPDNWRLGGKPAQAAHVAVAKAIARFEPVTVAVSAGQYENARARLDVPNIRVVEMSSDDAWVRDTGPTFVINNSGEVRGVNWDFNSWGGFDGGLYSPWNRDSQVGGKILEIERSQRYRTEGFVLEGGSIHVDGEGTLITTEECLLNRNRNPHLKRAEIEAVLSAHLAVDKIIWLPDGLFNDETDGHVDNFCCYVRPGEVLLAWTDDPQDPNYPRCQAAMNVLQSSTDAKGRPFTVHKMPIPGPLYATEEECAGVDPVDGTQERNPSVRLAGSYVNFLIVNGGIIAPSFDDPLDGPAKEILQNLFPQHEVVMVPGRELLLGGGNIHCLTQQQPAPHKE; this is encoded by the coding sequence ATGACCACGTTACACAGCACACCTCGCGCCGACGGCTTCTACATGCCCGCCGAATGGGCGCCGCAAACCCAGACCTGGATGATCTGGCCCGAGCGCCCGGACAACTGGCGCCTGGGCGGCAAACCGGCGCAGGCCGCGCATGTGGCGGTGGCCAAGGCCATTGCCCGCTTCGAGCCGGTGACCGTGGCCGTTTCCGCCGGCCAGTACGAGAACGCCCGTGCCCGTCTCGACGTGCCGAATATTCGCGTAGTCGAAATGTCCAGCGACGACGCCTGGGTGCGTGACACCGGCCCGACTTTTGTCATCAACAACAGCGGCGAAGTCCGGGGCGTGAACTGGGATTTCAATTCCTGGGGCGGGTTTGACGGTGGCCTGTATTCGCCGTGGAACCGTGATTCGCAGGTGGGTGGCAAGATCCTTGAGATCGAACGCAGCCAGCGTTATCGCACCGAGGGCTTCGTGCTCGAAGGCGGCTCGATTCATGTCGATGGCGAAGGCACGCTGATCACTACCGAAGAATGCCTGCTCAACCGCAATCGCAATCCGCACCTCAAACGTGCCGAGATCGAAGCAGTGCTCAGCGCCCATCTGGCTGTGGATAAAATCATCTGGTTGCCGGACGGTTTGTTCAACGATGAAACCGACGGCCATGTGGATAACTTCTGCTGCTACGTGCGTCCGGGTGAAGTGTTACTGGCCTGGACTGACGACCCGCAAGACCCGAACTACCCGCGCTGCCAGGCAGCCATGAACGTGCTGCAAAGCAGCACCGACGCCAAGGGACGCCCGTTCACGGTGCACAAGATGCCGATTCCGGGGCCGCTGTATGCGACCGAAGAAGAGTGCGCTGGCGTGGACCCGGTGGACGGCACGCAGGAGCGCAACCCGAGCGTTCGCCTGGCCGGCTCCTATGTGAATTTCCTGATCGTCAACGGCGGCATCATTGCGCCGAGTTTCGACGATCCGCTGGACGGTCCGGCCAAGGAGATTTTGCAGAACCTGTTCCCGCAGCACGAAGTCGTCATGGTGCCGGGCCGTGAACTGTTACTGGGAGGCGGTAACATCCACTGCCTTACCCAACAACAGCCTGCACCGCACAAGGAGTGA